Within Primulina tabacum isolate GXHZ01 chromosome 5, ASM2559414v2, whole genome shotgun sequence, the genomic segment CGGGCGGGTTCGGGTTACCAATTTTCAAAATGACCCGAAGCCTGAAACCGAACCCAATAATTGTTTAGACGTGAAATCTGCCCAAACCCACAATAAGCCCAGGAATTGGGCCCAACCTAATttcaatataaattttaatttcaacaTATTTAccattgattttaaaaaaaattactaatcTACTTAATTAGTTATTTCAGATGTcatttgattaatattttttccagtaaaatagaataaatttatagtttCATTTAAATGGATTATCTGAATTTCTAAAATTCTATCACATGATTAACCGAATGGATGGGCTACGATTACAAAGGGTTGAAAAATAGTTGGGCTGGTTTGGGCTTTAGGCTCAATTTTAGCTCGGAGCCGAAAATTAggatggaaaaaaaaattattgctcTATTTTATAACATGTTTTTATAGCAAATTAGATGTGTGGATCAAAAGCTAACCCATTTCTCTCAACTCAACTCTAGAACAATATATTTTTGGAATATTCCCCACAATTTTACATGCcatgattattttattcatatataaataaattcatgtttaaataatttatataatttaaattaacttaattaactaatttaatataaaaatataatgaaataaattaattatatacaagaataatgattttagtgattattagattaataattatagtcataaaataatcaaattagtCAACTATAGCTATCCAACTCATTATGGTTCATTAATCAGCTTCAACCTTCTATTATTTAGCTGAATTGATTTTTTACTTGGACACTGTTTGATACGAAGGATGAGATTCAACGTGCTTGTACTATATCGCATTTGACTTgattatagatttttttttaaaccatatCATATTATCTTTTCAATTTATCGTTACATTTTCCATCATCTTAACTCAAGTCATACTGCACGATCATCTAATACTATATATTAAACTTGAGACACATATACTAACCAATTTGGTTCGTCAATGTGACATCAACGTCAAATTATATATACAACCTAGAAAAATACACGttcattttatttgttaaaaaacaaaaagttcaaaacaataattattttatccttatatggatcatttttttttaaattcaacaCGCTCCTCAAATTTTGCAACCATATAATATGTAACTCGATTTGTctttttattaaggattttttaaatataattttttcgcATTTGATTATGGGTATCCAAATGTTATTTGATTGCAAAAAATGTAAATATGTATTCAAAgtattataatatcaaataaaaaagaAGAGAATATCATTAAGACtcaatcttttttttattttttcatattgattagaattataaataattaaacaaaaatataGAATAACATCGCtaaaaaaatactttaaaattaaaaatacattaCATAAATTCAAcacataatattaatttaaacacaCACAATCAATGTGCCATTGTTTCTTTGAGTTTAGGTTATAGGTTCAATTCTCACTgagataatttttttattcttttattttttaatttattcgctatttcttataattatattttgatcatcatttaaatataaattaaatgaattataaaaaatatattatacaaGTATGCAACGCGTGTGTAGATGGACTAGTATTAAATAAACTGCTCCATCTCACCACAGTTGGACCCACGCAAAAGAtataaagaaaacaaaatataaatgcGCAGAGAATTTTGGGACGCGTACTCTGGTTTCCAAGAATCACCAGCCACAGAAAGCTAATTCTGGTTTTCTCAAATCTCCAATGGCGTTTGCTCTTCCAGTAGCCACAGCGGACGGGATGATCACACAAAACACTGTAAGTGCCAGCAAATTACACATTCCAACCACATCTATCCGCAGATTCCAAAAGCCATCGCCCTCATGCTCGCGTTTCCACCGGTCTCTCCAAACCAAGAATTCGCCGTATGCATGGTCCGCCATCTCCGGCTCCACGGGTAAGATTTTGTTTCAGTTTTCCTTGTTGGATCGCTTTAGAACTAAGCAAGGTAGCAGGGAATGTGCGAGTTAGCTAGTTTGATAATTCTTCAGACTAATATATGTTTGCTTTTGAGTGAATTAACTAATTGTGAATTAActaatttgataatattttataaatcatatatgatatatgtgatattaAAATTGACGAAGTCAAATGAAAAGGATTCCAATTATACCAATTCTTATTGAGGATCGAGAATTATGCTTCCAACAGACCTCCTGGGTACCAGTATGAaacaaaaattcataatttcgGACAGCCTCAACAAAAGAACGGCAATTTGATCATTTACCGATCTGGGGCTGATAAGTTCTAGTTTCCTGCGCGCTCCATTCATGTGCGGTTAGCGATGCATTGCACTAAGTTACTTACGTTTGGGGCTGACTGTGAATAAAATAGCAGTAATGAAACTCAGAATACTGGAGTTTGGATCAAATTGAGGAGAAGATGACGATGAAGTCATCGTCATTTTTGCATTGATATAAAAGTGAGATTGAATTTACTTTGTTTTCTCTCTGTATATGTGTAAGTTCGAGCTCAGAACTCGAGTGAAATGCCTCAGGGACTGCTCATCTTACTCCTTCATACAGCCAAACTCGTTTCATACAGCCAGTATCTTTGTGAATTAGGATTAAATGGGAGTGATGTCGTGACAGGAAAGCGAAATAAGTTATACCACATGAAAGATAAATGTTTTTTCAGGCGTTTAAAGTTTGCAAAGTTGAAGAACATCCCAAGAATCTTGTCTATTTTATAAGTGCTTGCGAAATATGATGAAATGCATTGCGAAGTCGAAGTGACTTCTTTATGATTGTAGGTGCTGAAACATCTTCGGCGGCCGAGGGTACCGCTAGCCAGTTGGACAACGTGGTGGTGTTAGATTTGAATGGAAAGGAAATCCACATTTCTGATTTGTGGAGAGATAGGAAAGCTGTTGTTGCATTTGCTCGACATTTTGGGTGACTATACTGGAGATTTCTGCTTTGATCATTTGCTTGTGGATTGTTCAAATGGCAAGGGAAAAATTTATGTGATTTTCACATTTACCACTGCAGATGTGTACTCTGTCGAAAAAGGGCTGATTATCTTGCTAATGAGAAGGTAACTTACGCCGAACGGAAGAATCTCTCTTTGGTTTTGGAACGCTGATTCCCTGATAGTTGCAGATGGTTTCACTTGATTAAAAATGATTCTACATTATTTTAGTCACCATCATGATTTTCACTGCCTGTTATTTTGATGAatgaaatttctgtttttatttcatAGGATAAGTTGGATGCAGCTGGCGTGGCACTAGTCTTAATCGGACCCGGTAGTGTTGATCAGGTTTATTTACATTCCTAATTTTCGGGTTCATGACAGAAGCAGCACCGCCAGTTTTTCAATAGAACTTGAATTAACGTTTTTCCTGTTTTTACCAAGTTCTCAAAGATCCTGAGATACTTCTTTAGAGTCATGTTTAAACATTATTTGATTTGTGTTCTCTTTCGAGAGAATAATAACTACCAAAACTTTTAGATTAGGACATATATTGTATTTCATGATGTTACggacaatatcataataaagTGTCGGACTCCTCTAAGAATCTCTTAATTATTGCCATAGTTATGTGACATATGGGAAATCTCtaaatttcttgattttgtgTCCACCATTGCATTTgaacaattttattttcctcCAAACACAAAAATACTATCAACTTCACACAATTTGCATAATTTGTTTAATCCCTAACTTGGATAATTTATTCCATTGGTAACAAGTTCTCTTGCAGGCAAAAGCATTCTCTGAGCAAACAAAGTTCCAAGGAGGTTAgtttttgtctgattttgaattcAAACTAGTTTTCAAAATTCTAGCTCCATTGTTGGAGCCGCGTTATGCTAAAAAAATTCTCCCTAAAATTTGTTCCTTTTCACCATAAACTATTTCTCAGTCTTCATCatttcatgaaaaatagatgCCCCAAATGATTAGAAGATTTTTTTGTGCAACTTTATAAACTTCTTCAAAGTCTGGACGGACTGAATAGTTTGGAATTATATGTGTTTTCTACAGAGGTATATGCAGATCCTAGCTATTCATCGTATAAGGCGATGAATTTCGTCTCCGGTGTTTCTACCACATTTAGCTCTGGGGTACAGTGACACTCCTATTACTGTGTTTGAATGTAACATCTCCAACACGAGTTCTCACCACATTTCACTAGCTCTACAAGATTTTGTTATTTGTGCTGCTTGTTTGTGGTCTTTAATTCTTGGCACAAGATTCTCGCctcaaacatttttaaaattgttattTGCAGGCGggtttgaaaataataaaagccTACTTGGAAGGGTATCGTCAGGACTGGGCACTCTCCTTTGAGAAGGATACCAGGACAAGGGGTGGCTGGTAtgtgtatcaatacatatatataaatagatcGATATACAATTCAAAGGGGGGATGGAGGAAAACCTCTCACAAAACTAACTTGTTGGCAGATGTCTCTGTATAATTTTCCTTGCAATTCCCCTTCAAGCCATTCTCTTGCAGAGATTCAAGCCTTTAATTTTTGTTAATTTGCAGGCAGCAAGGTGGTATTATTGTTGCTGGTCCTGGTAAAAATAACATCTCATATATCCACAAGGTATGCCACCTACTCTTTTCATCGTATGTGACTTTCTTGAAACATAGTCGATATTCAACTTGGAGACTGTTGATTGCTGAGTAGATACAGTTTTACAGATACTCAGCCGGATATCCTCGATATTATGATCCTAATAAGTAATATCAACCAATTTTACATTCACCTGGTCTTATAATGTTTTTGATTAATTTATACAGGATAAAGAAGCAGGGGATGATCCAGATATAGAAGATATCTTGAAAGTATGTTGTTTACAAGGCGCTTGAGAATTTTCTGATCATGTAAATAGTATATTCTGTACTTGCAGTGTTAAATAAAGAATAATGCTATAATTTTTGAAAGGATCTGGTAATAGTATGATGTGTAAAATTTTGGGATGTTCTTACCTATTTTGCATTAGAGTATGTTAATGGTTAATTTGTTGCCGCATCGAGCCGTCTTTGCAACCAATGCTGTAGTGATTCCCTGGTCACCTTTAGCCTTTGTAGAGCTACTGGTCTCCTGCTAGGAGATTTAGATGCTGGTGGCAAACTGCTACCTTCATGTATTTCTGAtctcaaattttgatattttaccTCTGATGAAAGAACCTGAAGCCTTAAGTCGAAATGCAGTAGTCTAATCACAGCTTCCCTAATTCCATTCTCATCTTCATAGAGTTCTCGGGCTCCTAATATGATCAAGACATCATCTTTCACTGAATCTCCTAGAACCAAATAAAGGGTATACAGTCTTTCAAAAAAAAGGGCAGCATGTTAAATACAGCTGTTATACTATCCACTGGATATGAATCTCTTGTGTGTTGATTAGGTGTGGCTAGTGTGAGTTTGAAATTTCAAATGTGGAGGACGAATCTGTCACCTGCAATGTACTTTTCTTTGATCTTCCTCAGAACTGCCAGAACGACTATCCGTGCTTCCACCTAATGATATATATCGCAAATGATCTGGTCAAATATTCGGCCAAGAAAATGAAGTAATCCTATGCTTAGTttcatttttcgaaaatgaaagCAAACAATACCAAATGAACTGAGACTAAAAAATATATCCATTGTCCTAAGTTTGTTAATGCAATTTTGTTTTAAAGGTGACTGGACTTTGTAAAGCAGTTCCATCAGATCACAATATTCAAGGCCATGGGTAAGTGCGTGCTGTACCTTTGTGAGACTTCGAAGATCAATGGAAAGGCTATCAGCATTGTTTTCTTGCAAGTGTTCTGCAACTTTCTCGAGTAGTATACTTTCAGGCCTAAAATCGGTCCTCTGAGAACAACATTGGTCAGTCGCCATTGTTCTATTCTGTATTACACCTTCACACCACTCCTCGATTAGTTGCTTGAGATAGTAGTCGTTCGATTTGTATCTGTAGAGTTATTCATACATCAAACGTATTATAATAGACACCGCATATTACATCAAACGTATTATAATAGACACCGCATATTGCACCATGCACAACTAATTCAGTAGTAGTAGTGGAAATAAACAAATTGCACACGAAATTTGAGATTATTTTATGTTTGAGAGGGACTCGTATCACCTTTCAGTTACAGCATAAAATTGTTTGTGTCCTAATATTcacaactttttttttttgatacgAAACTAATCCTAATATTCACAACTAATATGCGGTCGTACAAAGTAAATCTAACATACCCTGCTTTTCTCATATCCTGATATATAGCAAGGCATTGTTGTACTTCCTGCAGTGAACCATACCTACTACGAGCTCGAAGAATAGTGTTGTAAGTCACCTGTGATCACAagtttgatgttaacaaaaatgAAATAGAAGTCCATTTGGATGAACTTTTTAACCTATCGTGACAGAAGAAAAAGAGgaaaaattaaaacaattacACTGAACACCTTACCATATTCGGTTTTACTTGATATTTTTCCATTTCTGCAAATAGTGAAAATGCAAGCTTCGGATTGTTGTGTTTCACACAGACCTGTAATtaaaaagaaagaaacaaaCATCGTGTCAATTAAATTTGAGCAACTCTGTGCTCCGCTCCTCAAAGCCGCAAAAGAATGCAAAAGAAACTTGATTAAATGATCTCTGAACCTTAATAGCTGTTGTATATGTAACAACATCAGGTTGAATGCCAGTTTCATGCATGGAACTCAAGAtctgctatgcaagaagagagcaaatgttttaaaatttctgAGTAAAAAATTCTAAATACTTTTGGAAACTAGAACTTATCACAAAACATGAAAGCATGCAGGCCATCATTGAATTTTCTAAAGAGGTCATTCAAGTTATTGGTAACAACAAATGAGATTCTGGAACTATCGAATCCACTAGGCATGGTGTTTGATTAAATGATTCGAGAATTTCTTCCTAGTTCGAACTATGACCTGGAACCACCTTTTATCTGCTTAGACGCCTTTTAAGACCCTACGCTCAAGTGTGATAATCACAAAGTATGGTCAGACTTTTACCAACTGCATGGGAATTATGTTATTAGCAAGCAACTCACAGGACCAAATAATCGTATAATATAATGGAAAAAGTTTCCGTCAATTGATGGCATTTCATAATGCTAGCAACAGGTATCAGAAATTAAGGGTAACAGGTTTCATGATCATATCTTTTACATGATGGGTTAGAATAGGTTACCTGTGCTGCGGTTGCAACATTCCCTGAGTCTCCACAAATATCAATCAAGATCGACCA encodes:
- the LOC142546346 gene encoding thioredoxin-like protein AAED1, chloroplastic, which translates into the protein MAFALPVATADGMITQNTVSASKLHIPTTSIRRFQKPSPSCSRFHRSLQTKNSPYAWSAISGSTGAETSSAAEGTASQLDNVVVLDLNGKEIHISDLWRDRKAVVAFARHFGCVLCRKRADYLANEKDKLDAAGVALVLIGPGSVDQAKAFSEQTKFQGEVYADPSYSSYKAMNFVSGVSTTFSSGAGLKIIKAYLEGYRQDWALSFEKDTRTRGGWQQGGIIVAGPGKNNISYIHKDKEAGDDPDIEDILKVCCLQGA